One window from the genome of Lentibacillus daqui encodes:
- the hfq gene encoding RNA chaperone Hfq, with protein sequence MAQSVNIQDNYLNQLRKEHISVTIFLTNGFQLRGVVKAFDNFTVLFETDGKQQLIFKHAISTFAPVKNVNLEKE encoded by the coding sequence ATGGCACAATCCGTAAACATTCAAGATAATTACTTGAACCAGCTTAGAAAGGAACACATTTCGGTTACGATATTTTTAACCAACGGATTTCAACTCAGGGGAGTCGTAAAGGCTTTTGACAACTTTACCGTTTTATTTGAAACAGATGGTAAACAACAGCTGATTTTCAAACATGCGATTTCCACATTTGCCCCAGTTAAAAATGTAAATCTCGAAAAAGAATAA
- a CDS encoding Dps family protein, with translation MENQRLVNFLNQLLSNYFLMYVKLHRYHWFVQGRHFFELHRQFEEMYQTVADDLDEIAERILMIEGKPLATMSKYLKETTLAEATADDKENEIMVQLRQDYEQMIHEIKETGLSLAKELKDEPTSDLLIGLQKTLEKYVWMLRAYEAYE, from the coding sequence ATGGAAAATCAACGTTTGGTTAATTTTTTGAATCAGTTGTTGTCCAATTATTTCTTGATGTATGTGAAATTGCATCGGTACCACTGGTTTGTACAAGGCAGACACTTTTTTGAATTACATCGGCAATTTGAAGAAATGTATCAGACCGTGGCCGATGATCTTGATGAAATTGCCGAGCGTATTTTAATGATTGAAGGTAAACCACTGGCAACGATGAGTAAATATCTAAAGGAAACAACTTTAGCAGAGGCTACTGCTGACGATAAGGAAAATGAGATCATGGTGCAGTTACGTCAGGATTATGAACAAATGATTCATGAAATAAAAGAAACCGGCTTATCACTTGCTAAGGAACTCAAAGACGAACCAACAAGTGATTTGCTTATTGGATTGCAAAAAACATTAGAGAAATATGTATGGATGCTCAGAGCTTATGAAGCATACGAATGA
- the miaA gene encoding tRNA (adenosine(37)-N6)-dimethylallyltransferase MiaA produces the protein MKQNIIAVVGPTAVGKTRLSIEIAKAFHGEVISGDSMQVYQGLDIGTAKITKEEMQGIPHYMLDIKKPDEPFSVADYRDHVQHYIQQIAAHGHLPILAGGSGLYIQAALFNYQFSEQRRDPARTKQLEEMIQRDGPDQLYMYLQKIDPNQAAKIHPNNHRRLIRAIEIYETTGKTMSGNKQGQGESPYNPLFIGLEMDRKQLYERINQRVDQMMAQGLLDEVANLYQQGLENEQSMRGIGYKEFIPYLKGEQSLEDAISHVKRNSRRFAKRQFTWFKNKVDVHWYTVQPDTIDQKFHTILADLAGFLEEI, from the coding sequence ATGAAACAAAACATTATTGCAGTGGTTGGGCCGACAGCGGTTGGAAAAACCAGGCTTAGCATTGAAATTGCCAAAGCTTTTCATGGTGAAGTAATCAGCGGTGATTCCATGCAGGTTTATCAGGGATTGGACATTGGTACTGCCAAAATAACCAAGGAAGAAATGCAGGGAATCCCGCATTATATGCTTGACATTAAAAAACCCGACGAACCTTTTTCAGTAGCAGACTACCGGGATCACGTCCAGCATTACATCCAACAAATTGCGGCACATGGTCACCTGCCAATTTTAGCGGGTGGCAGTGGACTGTATATCCAGGCGGCCTTGTTTAATTATCAATTCTCCGAGCAGCGGCGTGATCCCGCCCGTACAAAGCAACTGGAAGAAATGATCCAACGTGATGGACCGGATCAGTTATATATGTATTTACAAAAGATTGACCCGAATCAGGCAGCAAAGATCCATCCTAATAACCATCGCCGATTGATTCGAGCGATTGAAATCTATGAAACAACTGGCAAAACCATGTCAGGAAATAAACAGGGGCAGGGTGAATCGCCGTACAATCCACTTTTTATTGGATTGGAGATGGATCGAAAACAATTATACGAACGAATTAATCAGCGGGTGGATCAGATGATGGCGCAGGGATTGTTGGATGAGGTGGCGAACTTGTACCAACAAGGACTGGAAAATGAACAATCGATGAGGGGGATCGGCTACAAAGAGTTTATTCCCTATCTAAAAGGGGAACAATCACTTGAAGATGCGATTTCGCATGTCAAGCGTAATTCCCGGCGATTTGCGAAACGGCAATTTACATGGTTTAAAAATAAGGTTGATGTACACTGGTATACCGTTCAACCCGACACGATTGATCAAAAATTTCACACTATTTTAGCTGATTTAGCAGGATTTTTGGAAGAAATATAG
- the hflX gene encoding GTPase HflX has product MAEQIFIIAVKKPQQTNEHFSTSLDELVSLSQTAGGTVCQIFTQNRHHIHPAHYIGEGKIEEITDQLEAFAIDLVIANDELSAGQIRNLSEHFGVRVIDRSQLILDIFAQRAHTKEGKLQVELAQLEYLLPRLRGQGVAMSRLGAGIGTRGPGETKLETDRRHIQQRIFDIKRRLKMVVGQREQYRKRRKANHVFQIAIVGYTNAGKSTLFNRITNSQTLEENQLFATLDPLTRQIQLPSGFRSLITDTVGFLQDLPTALIASFRSTLEEVTEADFILHVVDAANPDMEQQQDTVMALLKDLGAHTIPMLTVYNKKDRLTADFIPSNYPSILVSATEASEIQRILAKVEEILRDEWQWYNVWLDPDEGKIMSQFEQETIMDERHFDPKLMKYRVKGYIREDHPLTSYIKEQ; this is encoded by the coding sequence ATGGCGGAACAAATTTTTATTATCGCGGTGAAAAAGCCGCAACAGACAAACGAACATTTTAGCACCTCACTGGATGAATTAGTTTCCTTGAGTCAAACGGCGGGAGGTACGGTGTGCCAGATATTTACGCAAAATCGCCACCATATCCATCCCGCTCATTATATTGGTGAAGGTAAAATTGAGGAAATCACTGACCAACTTGAAGCATTTGCGATTGATTTGGTGATTGCCAATGATGAACTGTCAGCTGGACAAATTCGCAATTTGAGTGAACACTTCGGCGTACGCGTTATTGATCGCAGCCAGTTGATCCTGGATATCTTTGCGCAGCGTGCACATACAAAAGAAGGAAAGCTGCAGGTAGAACTGGCCCAATTGGAATATTTGCTGCCGCGGCTTCGCGGACAAGGAGTAGCCATGTCCCGATTGGGTGCAGGGATTGGAACACGTGGTCCAGGAGAGACAAAATTGGAAACCGATCGACGTCATATCCAACAGCGGATTTTTGACATCAAAAGGCGCTTGAAAATGGTGGTCGGCCAGCGAGAACAATACCGGAAACGACGAAAAGCCAATCATGTATTCCAAATTGCTATTGTTGGCTATACAAATGCTGGAAAATCAACGTTATTTAATCGCATCACCAACAGTCAAACTTTGGAGGAAAACCAATTATTTGCCACGCTTGATCCATTAACACGGCAAATTCAGCTTCCATCTGGCTTCAGATCATTGATTACGGATACAGTCGGGTTTTTGCAAGATTTACCAACCGCATTGATCGCTTCGTTTCGTTCCACATTGGAAGAAGTAACCGAAGCCGATTTCATTTTGCATGTTGTTGATGCTGCAAACCCGGATATGGAGCAGCAGCAGGATACAGTAATGGCTTTATTAAAGGATTTGGGTGCTCATACCATCCCGATGTTAACGGTATATAATAAAAAGGATCGTTTAACAGCTGATTTTATTCCGTCAAACTATCCATCTATTCTGGTGAGCGCAACAGAAGCCAGCGAGATCCAAAGAATTCTGGCTAAGGTGGAAGAAATATTAAGAGATGAGTGGCAATGGTATAATGTTTGGCTTGACCCGGATGAAGGTAAGATCATGAGCCAATTTGAACAAGAAACAATCATGGATGAGCGCCATTTTGATCCGAAACTGATGAAATATCGAGTGAAAGGTTACATCCGGGAAGATCATCCATTAACAAGTTATATAAAGGAGCAATAA
- the mutL gene encoding DNA mismatch repair endonuclease MutL, protein MSIVQMPDTLANKIAAGEVVERPASVVKELVENSIDANSNWIKIDILDAGLQQIKITDNGDGMQEEDCERAFLRHATSKIKNETDLFHVKTLGFRGEALASIAAVSRLTVKTSQGDHAGTLLKLEGGKETHKEKSDARKGSEITVEDLFFNTPARLKYMKTIHTELGHITDLLNRLALSHPSIRFEATHNGKQLFKTTGNGDMLQVIAQVYGMSVAKKMLPIKHKTLDFQIEGFIAKPEITRASRNYISTIINGRYIKSIPLAKAIVNGYHTLLPIGRQPIAIINIDMDPILVDVNVHPTKLEVRFSKDKELFQAIEETIRSKFRQTTLIPEMEYKEKRQPESVQHTLQFDHVTQPNTVSPEQTEQQADQMYISDGRTEQQVNEKKVWFTNDTGPIDLNDNTEPPIETTIPGDTPSISEEIPDDYIEEVYQEPLKTGRDRVPTMYPIGQLQGTYILAQNEKGFYMIDQHAAQERIKYEFFKQKLGKTTNELQELLIPLTFDFSKQEAIFIENYRDELERVGLFLEPFGGQSYIIRSHPTWFPKGFEEEVIREMIDQIMEEEKINIEAIREDAATLMSCKRSIKANHHLNHDDMFRLLEDLRSTTDPFTCPHGRPIIIHFSTYELEKMFKRVM, encoded by the coding sequence ATGAGTATCGTACAAATGCCTGATACACTTGCCAATAAGATCGCGGCTGGTGAAGTAGTGGAACGTCCGGCTTCAGTTGTCAAGGAATTGGTGGAAAACAGCATCGATGCCAATAGCAACTGGATTAAAATCGATATTCTTGACGCAGGATTACAACAAATTAAGATTACGGACAATGGAGACGGAATGCAGGAGGAAGATTGTGAACGGGCATTTTTACGACATGCGACTAGTAAAATAAAGAATGAAACAGATTTATTTCATGTAAAGACACTTGGTTTTAGAGGCGAGGCATTGGCGAGTATTGCAGCGGTCAGTCGTTTAACGGTGAAAACCTCCCAAGGAGACCATGCTGGTACTTTACTGAAACTGGAAGGTGGTAAAGAAACACACAAAGAAAAAAGCGATGCCCGCAAAGGTTCGGAAATTACCGTGGAAGATTTATTCTTTAATACACCAGCCCGGTTAAAATATATGAAGACGATTCACACGGAGCTTGGCCATATTACCGATTTATTAAACCGGTTGGCATTATCCCATCCATCCATACGTTTTGAAGCGACCCATAATGGCAAACAACTGTTTAAAACGACCGGGAATGGGGACATGCTGCAAGTTATTGCCCAAGTATACGGTATGAGTGTAGCAAAGAAAATGCTGCCAATTAAGCATAAAACCCTTGATTTCCAGATTGAAGGTTTTATTGCCAAACCGGAAATCACCCGGGCATCAAGAAACTATATTTCTACGATCATCAACGGACGGTATATTAAAAGTATTCCATTAGCCAAGGCAATCGTTAATGGCTATCATACGTTACTGCCAATTGGCCGGCAGCCGATTGCTATAATAAATATCGACATGGATCCGATTTTGGTCGATGTCAATGTCCATCCGACAAAATTGGAAGTTCGTTTCAGCAAAGATAAAGAATTGTTTCAAGCGATTGAAGAAACTATCCGTTCCAAATTTCGGCAAACAACATTAATCCCGGAAATGGAATATAAAGAAAAAAGACAGCCAGAATCTGTGCAGCATACACTACAATTTGATCATGTTACCCAGCCGAATACTGTCTCGCCTGAACAGACAGAACAGCAAGCCGATCAAATGTACATATCGGATGGGCGGACAGAACAACAAGTAAACGAAAAAAAAGTATGGTTTACCAATGATACGGGACCCATTGATTTGAATGATAATACTGAACCACCTATAGAAACAACGATACCTGGAGATACGCCTTCTATTAGCGAAGAAATTCCAGATGATTATATAGAGGAAGTATATCAGGAGCCACTTAAGACCGGTAGAGACCGTGTACCAACCATGTACCCAATCGGTCAATTACAAGGAACATATATTTTGGCACAAAACGAAAAAGGTTTCTATATGATTGATCAGCATGCCGCCCAGGAACGGATCAAATATGAATTCTTCAAACAAAAGCTGGGAAAAACAACAAACGAGTTACAGGAATTATTAATCCCGTTGACCTTTGATTTTTCCAAACAGGAAGCCATTTTTATTGAGAACTATCGGGATGAATTGGAACGAGTTGGTTTGTTTCTCGAACCATTTGGCGGGCAGTCGTATATCATCCGCTCTCATCCCACATGGTTCCCAAAAGGGTTTGAAGAGGAAGTCATCAGAGAAATGATTGACCAGATCATGGAAGAAGAGAAAATCAACATTGAGGCGATTAGAGAAGATGCTGCTACTCTCATGTCCTGTAAACGATCGATTAAAGCAAATCATCACCTTAATCATGACGATATGTTTCGGTTATTGGAAGATTTACGCTCAACAACTGATCCATTTACATGTCCACATGGCCGGCCTATTATTATTCATTTTTCCACGTATGAATTGGAAAAAATGTTTAAGAGAGTGATGTAG
- a CDS encoding MerR family transcriptional regulator, translated as MNDQDRRLMPLFSIGMVKKLTELTARQIRYYEEHGLIEPERTNGNQRLFSFNDVDHLLEIKDLLDKGINLAGIKHLLKEQQLLQEQQKQAEQDAILSDKELRKMLKNELHEAGRMGKTSLRQGELARFYNNFYQGTRI; from the coding sequence ATGAACGATCAGGATCGTCGTTTAATGCCCTTATTCTCCATAGGTATGGTGAAGAAATTAACTGAACTAACTGCAAGACAAATACGTTATTATGAAGAACATGGTTTAATTGAACCGGAAAGGACGAACGGGAATCAGCGGTTGTTTTCCTTTAACGATGTAGACCATTTGCTTGAAATAAAGGATCTGCTTGATAAAGGCATCAACCTTGCTGGTATCAAACATTTATTGAAAGAACAGCAATTATTACAAGAACAACAGAAACAAGCAGAACAAGATGCAATATTATCAGATAAAGAGTTACGAAAAATGTTAAAAAATGAACTTCATGAGGCGGGCAGAATGGGAAAAACAAGCTTAAGGCAAGGAGAGCTTGCAAGATTTTACAATAACTTTTACCAAGGCACACGAATTTAA
- the glnA gene encoding type I glutamate--ammonia ligase, which yields MGSKLTREQIYQRIEEENVQFIRLQFTDMLGTIKNVEIPLSQLEKALDNKMMFDGSSIEGFVRIEESDMYLYPDLDTFVVFPWTSEKGKVARFICDIYSPDGTPFEGCPRYNLKRNLKKMEELGFTAFNIGTEPEFFLFKLDEYGDPSLELNDKGGYFDLAPTDLGENCRRDIVLELEEMGFEIEASHHESAPGQHEIDFKYSDAVKHADDIQTFKLVVKTLARKHNLHATFMPKPLFGVNGSGMHVNMSLFQNGENKFFDPEGDMQLSDVAYQFTAGIIKHATNFTAVTNPTVNSYKRLVPGYEAPCYVAWSGTNRSPLVRIPYSRGLSTRIEARSVDPAANPYMAMAVLLAAGLDGIKHKLTPPTPIDRNIYVMDKAEREKNGIKDLPATLADALVELQKDEVVIEALGEHLYEHLVEAKEIEWDMFRTTVHPWEREQYLSAY from the coding sequence ATGGGATCAAAGTTAACAAGGGAACAAATTTATCAACGAATAGAGGAGGAAAATGTTCAATTCATCCGCTTGCAGTTTACTGACATGCTTGGAACCATTAAAAATGTGGAGATTCCATTAAGTCAGCTGGAAAAAGCGTTGGATAATAAAATGATGTTTGATGGCTCCTCAATTGAAGGATTCGTCCGGATTGAAGAATCAGATATGTATCTATATCCGGATTTGGATACGTTCGTTGTATTCCCTTGGACATCTGAAAAAGGGAAAGTCGCCCGATTCATCTGTGATATTTATAGTCCGGATGGAACGCCTTTTGAAGGGTGCCCACGTTATAATTTAAAACGTAATTTAAAAAAGATGGAGGAACTGGGATTCACAGCATTCAATATTGGAACAGAACCAGAGTTTTTTCTGTTCAAATTGGACGAATACGGAGATCCTTCCTTAGAGCTTAATGATAAAGGCGGGTATTTCGATCTGGCACCAACTGACCTGGGTGAGAATTGCCGTCGGGATATTGTGTTGGAACTGGAAGAAATGGGATTTGAAATTGAAGCTTCTCATCATGAGAGCGCGCCAGGTCAACATGAAATTGATTTTAAATACTCGGATGCTGTAAAACATGCGGATGACATCCAAACATTTAAACTTGTGGTAAAAACCCTTGCCCGAAAACACAATTTGCATGCTACCTTTATGCCAAAACCACTATTTGGCGTCAATGGATCCGGCATGCATGTCAACATGTCATTGTTCCAAAACGGGGAAAATAAATTTTTTGACCCTGAAGGTGATATGCAATTAAGTGATGTAGCGTATCAATTTACTGCCGGTATTATTAAGCATGCAACTAATTTTACAGCAGTGACCAATCCAACGGTGAACTCCTACAAACGACTTGTTCCAGGGTATGAAGCACCATGTTATGTAGCTTGGTCTGGGACAAATAGAAGTCCGCTAGTCCGGATCCCATATTCGCGGGGTCTAAGTACCAGGATTGAAGCAAGAAGCGTTGATCCAGCTGCAAATCCGTACATGGCCATGGCGGTATTGCTTGCAGCGGGCCTGGATGGGATCAAACATAAACTAACTCCGCCAACACCAATTGATCGCAACATTTATGTGATGGACAAAGCAGAACGTGAGAAAAACGGGATTAAAGATTTACCAGCAACTTTAGCGGACGCCCTGGTAGAATTACAAAAAGACGAGGTGGTCATCGAAGCACTTGGTGAACATCTTTATGAACACCTTGTCGAAGCAAAGGAAATCGAATGGGATATGTTTAGAACGACTGTACACCCTTGGGAGAGAGAACAATACCTGTCAGCCTACTAG
- a CDS encoding aminotransferase class I/II-fold pyridoxal phosphate-dependent enzyme — protein sequence MIEVYMKQAEQDCQSKYNEIASIVEINQKRVLDAFKHNRVSDSHFHSTTGYGYDDMGRETLETVYAEVFGGEDALVRPQIVSGTHAISTALFGLLRPGDELVYITGKPYDTLETVIGKHDLDSGSLQDFGINYQEVSLLDDGLIDYQQVSRTITAKTKVIAIQRSKGYDDRPSFTITQIQEMVQFVKEINPKILVFVDNCYGEFVEDKEPLHVGADLIAGSLIKNPGGGIVRAGGYIIGRKDLVLQCGHRLTAPGLGKETGATLNMLQEMYQGFFLAPHVVGEALKGAVLTSRFLELIGYTTSPHYQADRTDLIQSVTFPDAEQMIAFCQTVQANSPINAFVSPVPSPMPGYDDDVIMAAGTFIQGASLELTADGPLRAPYTAFVQGGLTYEHVKIALKEAACQLVDKGLLSLK from the coding sequence ATGATAGAAGTATATATGAAGCAAGCAGAGCAGGATTGTCAAAGCAAATATAATGAAATTGCAAGCATTGTAGAAATCAACCAAAAACGGGTGCTTGATGCGTTTAAACATAATCGGGTAAGTGACAGCCATTTTCATTCCACAACCGGTTATGGGTATGATGATATGGGTCGGGAAACATTGGAAACGGTATATGCCGAGGTGTTTGGCGGGGAAGATGCATTGGTACGACCGCAAATAGTTTCGGGTACTCATGCGATATCCACCGCATTGTTCGGCTTGCTGCGGCCAGGTGATGAACTTGTTTACATAACTGGAAAGCCGTATGATACCCTTGAAACAGTTATAGGCAAACATGATCTGGATTCAGGGTCATTACAGGACTTTGGAATTAATTATCAGGAAGTGTCACTGCTTGATGATGGTTTGATTGATTATCAACAGGTTAGTCGGACAATTACAGCAAAAACAAAGGTGATTGCTATTCAGCGTTCAAAGGGATACGATGATCGCCCTTCATTTACAATCACCCAAATTCAGGAAATGGTACAATTTGTGAAAGAAATCAATCCCAAAATTTTAGTATTTGTGGATAATTGTTATGGGGAGTTTGTCGAGGATAAGGAGCCACTGCATGTCGGCGCAGATTTAATCGCTGGTTCGTTGATTAAAAACCCGGGAGGCGGAATTGTCCGAGCCGGGGGATACATCATTGGAAGGAAAGACCTGGTACTCCAATGCGGGCATCGCTTAACGGCACCTGGTCTGGGCAAGGAAACAGGAGCCACCCTGAATATGCTACAAGAAATGTATCAGGGTTTCTTCCTTGCTCCGCATGTCGTTGGTGAAGCATTGAAAGGCGCGGTGTTGACATCACGATTTTTGGAATTAATCGGCTATACTACATCACCACATTATCAAGCTGACCGTACAGATTTAATTCAATCGGTGACATTTCCGGATGCTGAACAAATGATTGCCTTTTGCCAGACAGTTCAAGCGAATTCGCCGATTAATGCATTTGTTTCCCCCGTGCCAAGTCCAATGCCCGGATATGACGACGATGTAATTATGGCAGCCGGTACATTTATCCAGGGTGCGAGTCTGGAACTAACAGCAGACGGTCCGTTACGCGCACCGTATACGGCTTTTGTCCAAGGTGGCTTAACGTATGAACATGTGAAAATTGCTCTAAAGGAAGCTGCTTGTCAACTGGTCGATAAAGGTTTATTAAGCCTAAAATAG
- the spoVK gene encoding stage V sporulation protein K → METQMVRNKNGQINIVFHDKKAERQNKDQLNNGPFAHIDQEFSSFIGMERLKKTIKEIYATIVISEKRKEIGLSASKQVLHMLFKGNPGTGKTTVARKLAKMYLEMGLLSKGQFIEAERADLVGEYIGQTAQKTRSIIQKAMGGMLFIDEAYSLARGGEKDFGKEAIDTLVKHMEDNQNDFVLILAGYPYEMERFLLLNPGLKSRFPFILDFQDYDVDQLMDIAKQMVSLREYRLSQDAQRKLQDHLYRKTREGERNFANARYVRNMIEQAIRRHAVRVLCEKHYTADDLIRLTGSDLQLYGED, encoded by the coding sequence GTGGAAACGCAAATGGTACGCAATAAAAATGGGCAAATCAATATTGTTTTTCATGATAAGAAAGCAGAGCGGCAGAATAAAGACCAACTGAATAATGGCCCATTCGCGCATATTGATCAGGAATTCTCATCCTTCATTGGAATGGAACGTCTAAAAAAAACGATTAAAGAAATATATGCCACCATCGTGATCAGTGAGAAACGAAAAGAAATTGGCCTTTCCGCCAGCAAACAAGTACTTCACATGCTTTTTAAAGGGAATCCGGGAACAGGGAAAACAACGGTGGCCAGAAAGCTTGCTAAAATGTATCTGGAGATGGGATTGTTATCGAAAGGACAATTTATTGAAGCGGAACGGGCAGATTTAGTTGGTGAATATATTGGGCAAACCGCACAAAAAACAAGATCGATTATTCAGAAGGCCATGGGTGGCATGCTGTTTATTGATGAAGCATATTCATTAGCCCGGGGTGGAGAAAAAGATTTTGGCAAAGAAGCAATTGATACACTTGTTAAACATATGGAGGATAACCAAAATGATTTTGTACTGATTTTGGCAGGATATCCCTATGAAATGGAACGTTTTTTACTACTTAATCCGGGGCTAAAATCGCGATTCCCATTCATTTTGGATTTCCAGGATTATGATGTTGACCAACTGATGGACATCGCCAAGCAAATGGTATCGCTTCGGGAATATCGCTTATCACAGGATGCACAACGGAAATTACAAGACCATCTTTATCGAAAAACCCGGGAAGGAGAACGGAATTTTGCGAACGCACGATATGTCCGTAATATGATTGAACAGGCAATACGACGGCATGCGGTAAGAGTACTCTGCGAAAAGCACTATACCGCAGATGATTTAATCCGTCTGACCGGTAGTGACTTACAGCTATACGGTGAGGATTAA